One Glycine soja cultivar W05 chromosome 7, ASM419377v2, whole genome shotgun sequence genomic window, CCTTCATTAAGAATAGAAAAATGATAGACAACATTTTCCTAGTTCAAGAGATTTTGCGCAAATATGTCCAGAAAAGATCCTCTCCGAGATGCCTCATGAAAATTGACTTGCATAAAGCTTATGATTCTATTTCCTGTGAATTCTTGGATTGGATGCTTAAGTCCATTGGCTTCCCAACCCAGTTCTATACTTAGATCATGGAATGTGTTTCTTCCACTTCCTTTAGTGTGGCAGTCAATGGATCCATTTATGGCCACTTCAAAGGGCAGCAGGGTCTTAGACAAGGGGATCCTCTCTCCCCTTATCTGTTTGTGCTTTGTTTGGAGTACTTTTCCAGAGATATGAGCAGCCTCAAGGATGATGCCACTTTTAAATTTCATCCCAACTGTGCAGGTATTCAGTTATCTCATTTGGCTTTTGCATATGATATTATGCTTCTATCTAGAGGAGATATCCCTTCTGTGTCAACTATGTTTGCCAAGCTTCAGCACTTCTGTAGGGTTTCAGGGCTTTCCATCAGCTCTGATAAATTTGCCATATACTCAGCCGGTATTAGGCCTCATGAGCTTTCTCATATTCAGCAGCTTACTGGATTTAGCTTGGGTGGCTTCCCTTTTAGATACTTGTTTGTTCCCCTTTTATCATTTAGATTAAATGTATGCCACTATGCTCCCTTGCTTTCCAAGATTACTGGCCTGATTCAGGGATGGAGCAGAAAGTCTTTATCTTATGCAGGTAAGCTAGAGTTGATCAAAGCAGTTATTCAAGGAATTATGAATTTCTAGATGAGAATTTTTCCTTTGCCTCAATCTGTTCTGGACCGGATCAACGCTTCGTGCCATAATTTTCTGTGGGATAAAGCGAATATTGGCAAAAACAAGCCCTTGGTTGCTTGGTCAGTAGTTTGTTCTCCGAAAAAAGAAGGGGGTTTAGGCCTttttaatctcaaggactgGAACCTTGCGCTTCTTTCCTGTATCCTGTGGGACTTTCattgtaagaaagattctctatgggttcggtgggttcaccattactatttcagacggagcgatgtgtggaattacaatacttcttcatcagattcagttttgataaagaaaatcattcaaataagggactttattatctccaaagagctaagtacggaagaggccaaaaagaggattcaatcttggagcaccaatgaacaattgcttgttggcaaagtctatgaatacattagaggtgCCAAGCCTACTGTTAGTTGGTGTTCTGTTATATGGAACCCAATAATACCTcctaagatgtctttcattctatggcttgctaaaaggaaccagctgcttactcttgacaaagCTGCTTTTTGAACAAGAGTTCCCTCtgccctttatgttcaaatgagattgagtcaaatgctcatttgttcttttcttgcaggaaatctctccaagtttgggctcacattTGTGATTTGGCTCCTTTTCGTAGGCGTTTCACTTCTTTGCAgcgcattactgactctttaattaggggcaAATCCACATCAgatgttcaaggaaaatttccTTGTCTGGCTATAGCAATTATAGTTTACTGCATCTggctgtctaggaacaagctgatttttgaagattatcaattttctgtaatagaggttattaataaaattaagtttcttatgtatagacaaacacacctgttgcatttgttttagcatcttgatataggcattcttgtattagggagacttttgattttctctagCTGCGGGGTATGCCCCGTTTATTGTTGCATCATTttggatttaatataatttacatttttcccaaaaaaaagtacatctcttttctctctagaatttgtttttatcttatttttgttggggctgattcattgttgttgtactcttaaaataaaagaaaaatgtgaaaaaccTATAATTGTTGCAGAGATACTTTTGTTTTCACAAACTTACTACACCCATCTCATTCTATATAATGAGTGTGCTCAAATGTATTCCAAAGAAACAAGAAGCAGTGTTGGTTTAAGTCAAGGTTCATCACAAGAGACTATGGCTACTActaatattattagtattactcAAGTTGATGTTATGGATGTAAGTCAaggtttcttttaattttttttaactaccaatcatttattcttatttaCTTTGActgactattttttatttttgtggaaTTAATATAGGAGTTTATACAATTTGAAGATGAAGATATGTCATAAGTGAGTAAATCTCAACTAGATACATATTTGGAAGAGgcaaatcttttaaataaatatcatccCAATCTTGATGTTTTACAATATTGGAAGGACAATAAAGTTCGGTTTCTAGATCTTTCATTATTGGCTTGTGATATTTTAAGCATCCAAATTACAACGATGACTTCCAAATTGGCATTTAGTATTGGTTTATAGGTGCTTAACAAATATCGAACTAGGCTTCTTGTTGACAACGTACAAGCCTTGATATGTATTAAAAATTGGTTACTAGGATTTGATATACAtggtaaataatatataataattgttgtcttttaatcacttaacttgactttattctaatatttattattattttgagttttaagaaaagaagatgaagatgtggagatggagaaggctcaagctacttcaaatatggaattatttgttgttggagatgtttaagtttcatattttagattgattgtttggattttcttttgttaagacattatttattttattgatgtaattgactaattgttgagattttatatacatttgtattgaacttaatttgattgtgttgtattttattaaaattgaaattcttttaaaatttggcCCGTGGACTGACCCATTTAATCCGCGGGGTCTGCGAAACAGGGATAGATCAATTTATTTTGTCCATGTAAGAATGCGAGACAGACTGACTCGGTTTATTGCCAATGCAAACTTATGCGGATGAGCCTTATACGGGACGAGCCGGCCCGCTTACCCACCCCTAGAGAAAAACAATAACAAgagacaaaaattaattatgcacGTCAACCACGTCTCCATCTAAGTTGAGTGATGAGAACCATTGTCCTTTTTTTGTGTGGCTTTAGtctctatattaaaaaaatttacaattttgtttaatttttaattttacatatattttatttctattatccTAGTCTAATTAAACTCAAGacttaacatatttatttaaaatattatcaagagataatttaattaattaataattaaaatataaaaaacaaagtatgaaaataaaaaattaaatcagaattgcatattttttaaaatatgaaaactaaaatgactatttaaaaattataaagagataaaattgtaatttaaccTATTGTTTTATCACATCAATAattcaatgtaatttttttcttttacttttactattgatggtaaaaataattataaaaagagtTGTAAGAATATAATTTCTTTGAAATAAAAGACAAGTCTAAATGGATTTCAGCTTTAATTTTCCTTCAGGACCGGGAATGACGATCTTTGGATTGACATGAAGTGGATCTTTGGAATGACATGAAGTGGGTCTATGGGTTGACGTTGGTCAACTCGTGTTATTTCCTTTTATGTCTATCTCATCcgaattaaaaagtttaattaacttaagttaaattactttttttttctttttggttatttattttattcaattaattcaCACTTTTATGAAATGTTTCAATTTAATCTTGCATTTCTTCAAAATTACTGTAAAATGTTGTCTCCTTCGTCCAACAATGTTAATGCATATACATGGAGCTTCAAAATTGTTactatttaaaattcaatttaataatttttaaaaagttatacagtgataaaataattaaaaaaatatagtggtGATTGGAAATCAGCCACtgctataaaaaattaaaaatacataaaattataataaaaaatcaattttatattatactaaaatattttattattaaatatagaaaataatttaaatattaatatataattttttaatatattatagttatcattttttttatcatgattatagttatcatttaaaaataaaaatattcgcttttaatttcataatttttacatataatgaatatataactttaaatattaatattaataaagtatttaatttattttaaaatattattttttattatatatgaaaattaaaaaaattaaaactaatatattttcataGAAGAATCTAACGATTGTGAATCCATATTATctacacttaatttttttacaaaataacaacactaaaaaaattacaaaaatatctatttttttcgaaagataacaataataaaaaagtttaaaaaaaatatttcaacttaaaaaatataaaaaaaaaagtccgtATTAACCATACGGTAtgacttttttttcaaaaaaaaacaaaatcagctTTCCATCGCCATTACGTCATTGATTCAAATCAAACGAACATTCATTCAGTTCAAACAATGAGCCAAGCAGAACACAAAGGTCATGAACAAGAAAACAACACCCATGAACCAAGAAAGCAGCAGTAGTGGGAGAAGCGGTGCGAGAGCGAGAGAAGAAAACTTACTTGGAAGAAGATGAACCCAAGAAGAAGAACCTGAAGTAGGAGAGGAAGCAGCCACCAACACGAAACAGAAGCGACGCGCGAGAGAACTCAAAGGTCACGAAGCTGCAACAGGAAATGAAGCAGCCACCAACATGAACACAAAGTCACTCTTGTTGTGCGTTTGCGTGAGggagaaaaggaaacaaaaggagaacaagaagaaaatggagaaggagaagacGAAGCAGTGACACACAAGGGAGAAAACAAGTGACTCGTACGGGCTGTTCACTTATATATTAAAGCTTCAAAGGTAGTTACAACATTTAGCTTAGGATGCTGGGTATTCCAACAAAAATGATCTGGGTATCCCAACAAAAATGCTGGGTGTCCAAAGTAACCCCTTTACTCTTGGGACGTCCAGATTGTTGTCAATAGGAAGGAGTCAAGTGCAACTCCTCCACTAGGAGAGTGGCCCAACTCAGTTTGTCGTTCTGGTGGACTCATTGACCAAACAAACTATATGTAATTAATTACTCAAATTTTGTTGTCTTCAAAGGTTTGAAGAACCTCTACTTGTCAAGGAATGGCATATCCGGTTGTACAAGGACTGAAGGTTAATTAATCTCTAGTACAAATTCTctgtctctatatatataaatatgattcTCGTACAAATTATATGGCATACTCATTATTTCAACTTTGTTTTACATACTTTCCATGCAGCGCGGCTGGAAAATCTGGAAATCCTTGACATGAGCAACAACTATTTGGATAATGTTGCCATTCTATCTTGTTTGGATGGCCTTTCATCTCTTAAGTCTCTGTGTTTACGCTATAATAGATTCAATCTATGAAGCACCGACACCGACACCGACACCGGACACGACACGGACACGGACACGTGGACACCTGAAATGTTGAAAATGTAGGACACGGACacggctatatatatatatatataattcaataaaataaaattacataaaattaaatatgagcgATATGCATAAAAGatctaaattgaaaatcaagatttatatattcatcATCATCTCAAAAGAACTTTTCCTACGATAATGAGtcacaaaaaatactaaaaattataaagcaaGATGATGAATTAGCAACTTCAAGTCTTCAAGAATTCTACAAACTAGCCATCATCATTGAAAAAGACACCCTCTAACTCTGGTTCATCTAAAGACAAACTAGCAATTTCAAGAATACCACAATCATCAAGTGACCCAAAATCATCTCCAGCTACATCCCACATTTTAGTTTCCTCTTGATGATATTGTGGAGTATTCCTTGAGAGAAGTCGTAGGTTGCTATGAACAAATACTAAATCTTCAGCTCTATGTGGTGTcatcttgtttctctttaaagaatggataaatgaatatgtaCTCCAATTCCTTTCACAACAAGAAGATGAACAAGGTTGCGCAAGTAGCTTAAGGGCAATCTTTTGAAGTATTGGAGCATTAATGCCATGAACTAGCCACCAAGCTTTTGGATCCATTTGACCTCTATCAtttaaagaatcaagatcatCAAAACCTTCTCTTCCATCCGAGAAGTTGGCAAACTCAATATTCACTTTCCTTcttacatccacatcaagaaagaaCCTCTTGAAGCATTTTAATCTTTCACGAGTGAGTTCCATGTCTTGATGTGGAGGAACTCGATTAGAATCTTCACTTAACCATTCATGACTATAATatctacaattaaaaataaatatatacatgattaaaatttatgtaattctaaaaaaaatgtaagtaaaAAAGTATAGAGTCAATTACCTAGGATTTAAAGAATGAGCTAAACAATGGAGAGGAGTGCTACTCTTAGTCCAACGGTCAATTAATATGGAGTGCACTACCTCATAAAAGGTTGATCCTTCACTCTCCTCCTTTCTCTCATATTGATATATGGCATTCTTCACCTTTTCAATCATTGAATCCCACATCTCATATACTAGATGGAGAGATGAAGCTTCTGTATCCGTTCTTCTAAGAACATCATAAATAGGGCtagtgaaagaaagaatataatCAACCTTATCCCACCATTTATCATCTAACAAAGTATCTTTCACAAATTTAGCCTTTGCAACATCATCTTCCTTATAAGAAGACCATTGGTCACTAATGACCATCTCTTGGAGTCCTTTCTTCAATTGCTTGAATCTCTTGAGCATTACAATAGTGGAGGCAAATCTTGTTGGAGCAATGGATAACAATTTCAATGaattgaatgaattgaaaattgataGTCTCATAGAGTGACTCATGACAAAGTTTTTCACAAACATTGCATCATCCGCAATTTGGGTGATCCAAGAACATTCTTCATaagcaacattatttttttctgtattCTTGGCTGcacatatgttcttcaaagcaaGATTTAATGTATGGACAACACATGGAGTCCAATAAATGGAAGGAAACTCAGCCTCAATTATTAAACCTGCTGCTTTACAAACGGCTGCATTATCCGTCACAATTTGCACAACATTTGAGTGTCCAACCTCCATAATTACCTCCCTCATATGTTTGGCAATGAAATCCTTGTCTTTGATCTCATTTGAACAATCAATGGCCTTTAAAAACATAGGTCCACTCTCTGTGACAACCATGAAATTAATAAGAGATCTTCTTTGCGGGTCACTCCATccatcactaacaatgctcacACCCTTCTGGCTCCAtgcatttttaattggttgtaaCAAATTCTCCACATGTCTTCTCTCGTTTTGAAGTAATGTTgtccttaatttattataaccTGGAGGTTGGTAACCACTGATCTGATTGTTGGCAGCATAGGCAAATGCCTTCCTATAATGAGGATTTCTTGCTAAATGAAAAGGCAATCCCGAAGAGTAAAACATCCTCGCAATTTCATGATCAAGTGTCTCTCTAGCTTGCAAATTAAAGGCATTTTCTACAGATGatgtctttctcttttttggatCAACACCAAGAGTGTTTGTATCCATTTGGTGTTGAGTAGAAACCGGAGGCAATGACACAGATTTTGTTTTTGACCTCTCCACCCTCAATGTAGCCTCATTGTCTATCTTCTTCAAATCTATAAGTTTGGCAACTGTTACCTTTTGACAAACTCTAACTCCTTTTCTTGTCATCTTCAACAAGTGTGCCCTCACTCTAGTGTAAGACCCATTAAAGGTAAAATCACAAATATTGCATTTTATCTCATAATTTCCACCACCAGCTAcactttttatctttgtaacaTAGGTCCATAAAGGTTTGGTATCATCATCTTGTTCTTTAGCTTGACTAGGACTAGAAGCACTCATCTctacaacaatttaaaaaaataaaaaattaatgtaaataatttctaaataaaaaacaaacaacaaaaagcaATTTGTAATCAATGTTGACCGGGAATGTGAAAATAAATACATTCCAAAAACATGTACATGACAAATACATAACAAATTTATCTCCAGCTtaactaaaaagaataataaagatttAGAAGTTCCTCGTGCTGCATAGTTCATGTATggtttgtttgaaatttgaaataagatgaataaataattaaatagtgaAGTTGACTATTTCACAGCAAAAAAAGTAAATGCATTTAGAAGCTCCTAGACGTTGGCATGTCATATTCTAATGAATAAGCCTTTGTAAAGTGgtatgtgtgtgtgagagagagagagaaaacagcctttacaataaaaaacataaattactatcaattattttaactttttataaaatcatgattCAGTATTAGatctttatacaataacatatatCTATGACAACTTTAATGATCTgtgtttgattataaaaaatcaggttgaaatataaactaacacgaatttaagtaaatatttgacTATTTACTTTcacattgaaaaattaattttaaaatttaactttagAAAGAAATTCTAAGTTGAGCATCTTTACATAACTTTtggatttaacaaaaaaattcattttcaattttactattaacttattttttaaataaaaatatccaaaacaCATGTGCAAATTGCTTCAATACAACTTGTCTCACAGCATTAAAGCACAGgaacttaataaaataaaagttgctttttataatgaaaagagaaaagagactACCAAAAAGCATCAGGCCTACGTGTTTTTTCAATGAAAAGTtgctttttataataaaataaaagtaaatgcaTTTAAAAGGGAAAAGTTGCTTTTACGTGctatgtgtgtgtgagagagaaaatAGCCTTTGCCTGCTATGTgtgtgagtgagagagagaaaacagcACGTGATGAAAAGTTGCTTtttactataaaattaaaaaaatggagaaacGTGTAATATCCAGCGGGTAATAGCCAAAGAGAAAGAGTGTGTAAATTTTTAAAGAGTAAAGTGGAAAACCAGAGGCATAAGAGGCATGgcagcaagaaaagaaaagaagagtttGCGGGGAAGGAAAACCAGgcagcaagaaaagaaaagaaaagcttgcggggaaggaaaggaaaaccatgcagcaagaaaagaaaagaaaagcttgCGGGGAAGGAAAACCAGAGGATAAATAAGAAGCAAAGCTTACCTGCGCGGGGAAGGAAACCAATGCGGCAATGGCGGCGCTTGcgggaagaagaaggagaagacacAGAACAGcaggtattttttttgtaagcattttaaaataaataataaaaaaacctaaGGCTCTTAATGGGCCGTGACGCGCGTGTCTACGTGGTGGGCCGCGTCCAACTAGAGGTGTCCTCCTATTCAACCGCGTCCGGTGACGGCGCCGGCGACGGACACCGCGTCGCACCGGAGTCGTACGCGCATGGGTGTCCGGTGCGAGTCCGACACGGGACACGCCGGTGATGAGCCGCGTCCGTGCTTCATAGGATTCAATGCATCTTCATTTCATGATAAGGCTACCTATATTTGTCTTTTTCATCTTAAAGAAATGAcaatataaaacaatatttctgattattatgatgatgatgtAAGCCTCTTCTAATTTTTGGTACTATTTTTCCTCAATTTTTTGGCTTCTTTCACGTACAACACATGTACTATGTAAGTTTTTGAAACTCTGTCATCAAAGTTGCGTAATCTAGAGGTCCTTGACATAAGTGGCAACCCATTGACAAATGACATCCTGCCATCCCTCGGGGGATTCACATCTTTGAAGGAACTAAATCTGGCTTATATTGATTTGGACTCAGATCTTCATATTCAAGGTAGGACCATTTGTCcatttcattattaattaataaagctAAGGCGTGTTGTTTTAATGGGGGAATTAGTTCATGATTGTTTCTGGGTAAGTGCATATACTTGAAATGTAACACACTATGTATTCAATTCCTTGTAGATTTATGCTCATCATTAAGGAATCTTGAGGTCCTTGATTTGTCTGAGAACAATTTCAACCACAGTGATATTATATCTGCTCTCAGTGAACCTTCATTCCTCATGTCTTTATATTTAGAAAATTGTTAATTGACTTATAGATCAATTTTTAGTAGagtaaatatgtattttagtCCCTGATTTTTGACCCCTTTTGCAAATTAGTCCTTATCTTTTTGAAATGTTAAAATAGTTCCTATCTTTGtataagttttgcaaaatagtccttgccGTTAAATTTGAAAGTAGCACCGTTAGTGAGATGCATTGTTGGTAATTTTAATGTCACATAGACTATCCAACATGACAAATTGTCCTAAATTGTAACACGTAGACTAAACTttgatacaaaatttaaaaagttgtcaaatattttcttcttcacttgctTCTTTTTCCTCAAATTAGGGTTTCTAAAGCTTCTCTCCTCTCAATTCCATTCTCTGGTTTAGGAAGTGTCAAATGAAATTTGCTTCTAGCAGTTTTCTGCTCAAGTGTTGGAGCTTTTATGCAGGCTTtggtttcttctctttctcttataATTTACACATTGTTTTGGAGCTAGAGCTTCATGTATTTGAACATCCAATTAGAGAGAGAACAAGGAATGACCATtactaaaagcaaaaaaatatgtCAGTAAAAAGATCATTGAAAGTGTCAAGAGAGAATTGGAACAATGTGAAGCATGAAAAAGGCACTGGAAAAAAAGGAGACTGCTTGTAAGGAATCACTGACCAGAGCACAGGATGAGTCTACCAAGATATCtgaagaaatatgtgaatgaaGTTCCTCAAGTTTTTGTATTCACAATATTTCTTCATATATCTTGGTAGACTCATCCTGTGTTATGGTTAGTGATTCCTTACAAGCAGTCTCCTTCGAAATACATGAAGAAATATTGTTTTTAGTAATGGTCATTCCTTGTTCTTTATCTAATTCGAAGTTCAAATACATGAAGCTCGAGCTCCAAAACAATGTGTAAATtataagagaaagagaagaaacagGACATTAAATCATGTTTATTTTTCAAACTCTACAAGTTGTTGTAAGGTTTAATAATGGTCCTAGTCCATATCAATAGTTCCTTACTGTCATGGAAATTGTATAGATCCAAAGGAATTTACTACCATAAATTGCTTCAAAGCCTCCATAAAAGCTCCAACACCTGAGCAGAAAACTGCTAGGAGCAAATTTTATTTGACACTTCCTAAACTAGAGAATGGAATTGAGAGGAGAGAAGCTTTAGAAACCCTAATTTGAGAAAGAAGAagcaagtgaagaagaaaatatttgataatttttttaaattttgcatcAAAGTCCAGCCTAGGTGTCATAATCTAAGACAATCTACCACGTTAGATAGTCTATGTGGCATTAAAATTACGAATAATGCACCTCACTAACGGCATTACTTTCAAATTTAACGACAAAaactattttgcaaaacttatgCAAAGAAAAGGACTATTTTCAACATTTCAAAAAGATAGAGACTAATTTGCAAAAAGCATCAAAAGTCAGGGATCAAAATACCTATTTACTCATTTTTAGTACTTCAAATACTTTTTGTATTAgaaatttttatcatttcttttggttgaaaaatatatttaagtgcgatagttatatatatatatatatatttagatatATCAAGACTCACTTCGTTGGAGACCCTCGACTTATCTTTAAACAAGTTGAATGAGAGTATTCGGTGGCATCAAAGTTTGTTATCATCGTcccaaaattatattaagattagacatttatttcttttagttaataattttataagatttttgctttatttcttgattttgcaaaacattatttactttaatcattttttatgcataatgataatgaaaataagattaaaactattaaaataaactagttGAATGCCTGTGCGATGCACGAGGCGGTATTTTACTGTAAGTGACATAAACACTATGTAGATTGTTTGTAAAAAGGATTGATTGTGTTGGaaccttttaaataaaaattataaacaaagatgaccattaaaagagatagattcaaacaataaatatagacagttataaaaaatgtttctgGATGTATAAACCAAGTTTGAGTGTGTATTAAAAGTTCCAATCATCAATTGTATTGTTTAACAATAATCAATAGAATGAATGCATAAAGATaaacattattgttattatcatattttcGTGCATCATTAACGAATGGATAACggggaaaaaaggaaaacaaaattatCAGGTTCACAGCGGTCACACaacgaaaaaataaaaacaaatgcaaGACAATGAAGCGGAAGTTAAGATCCAtggatttttgtttaaaattgacGAAGCAACAACGATTGGGTAAATAATAGGAACCATGTATGAGGAAAAACATAATAAAGTAAATTGCATACCATTGGAGCTGATATAGTTAATATGTTGTCGGATTTGATAAGAAATGGGATAAAATGATgattaaaaaagggaaaattgtTCAAGctgttaaaaataacaataaaataactcAGTCGTCGAAGTTGATCTCTTCGTTGTCCCATTAGATATCTTTT contains:
- the LOC114420438 gene encoding uncharacterized protein LOC114420438, yielding MSASSPSQAKEQDDDTKPLWTYVTKIKSVAGGGNYEIKCNICDFTFNGSYTRVRAHLLKMTRKGVRVCQKVTVAKLIDLKKIDNEATLRVERSKTKSVSLPPVSTQHQMDTNTLGVDPKKRKTSSVENAFNLQARETLDHEIARMFYSSGLPFHLARNPHYRKAFAYAANNQISGYQPPGYNKLRTTLLQNERRHVENLLQPIKNAWSQKGVSIVSDGWSDPQRRSLINFMVVTESGPMFLKAIDCSNEIKDKDFIAKHMREVIMEVGHSNVVQIVTDNAAVCKAAGLIIEAEFPSIYWTPCVVHTLNLALKNICAAKNTEKNNVAYEECSWITQIADDAMFVKNFVMSHSMRLSIFNSFNSLKLLSIAPTRFASTIVMLKRFKQLKKGLQEMVISDQWSSYKEDDVAKAKFVKDTLLDDKWWDKVDYILSFTSPIYDVLRRTDTEASSLHLVYEMWDSMIEKVKNAIYQYERKEESEGSTFYEVVHSILIDRWTKSSTPLHCLAHSLNPRYYSHEWLSEDSNRVPPHQDMELTRERLKCFKRFFLDVDVRRKVNIEFANFSDGREGFDDLDSLNDRGQMDPKAWWLVHGINAPILQKIALKLLAQPCSSSCCERNWSTYSFIHSLKRNKMTPHRAEDLVFVHSNLRLLSRNTPQYHQEETKMWDVAGDDFGSLDDCGILEIASLSLDEPELEGVFFNDDGYFVTFEFSRASLLFRVGGCFLSYFRFFFLGSSSSK